In Hwangdonia lutea, a single window of DNA contains:
- a CDS encoding SulP family inorganic anion transporter: MRFRLPFFQQLKAYNGKTFIQDLIGGLTVGVMLIPQGMAYAYLAEIPPVYGLYASIVPLIVYMLMGTSIYAAIGPAALTSLLAFSGLNHAGITDPDEFLNGIIVIALLSGLIQFLMGVFQLGKIVNFISKPVLKGFIFGAALTIFLSQIKSATGIQIDAHGSLETLVALASNVSSFNFYTVLISVLSIAYLFYMKRFSKKIPNQLIVMLVTLLIIYFFKTDHYGVSILGTIPEGLPNFAVPYFDWELVQLLLPASATIALISFIEVYAIGVSLEDKKDQGKLSPNQELIALGLSKFIGSFFLAYPTSSSFSRSAVNKQVGTKTNVSTLITVSLVVITLLFLTPFFYFLPKAALAAIIIVAIIGLMDFKYYKALWMIDRRDFLMFAVTALVTFLIGVQEGITAGVVLSIMSLVYAISFPHTAEVGLVKGSLDTFRNVDRYLEIDVDDEILIFRFDAALTFVNVSHFIKRLKIYEAQKKNLKVVIIDAASIDSIDTTSLEALKGIAEKYKDNNIRMLIACLKGPVRDQFKKSDMFNIIGEENFFPSVSEALRSIKGEKRLLDPQITFQTNPPRTNRGK, from the coding sequence ATGCGGTTTAGATTGCCCTTCTTTCAGCAACTCAAAGCTTATAACGGGAAGACTTTTATACAGGACTTAATTGGCGGGTTAACGGTTGGTGTGATGTTGATTCCACAAGGGATGGCTTATGCATATTTGGCGGAAATACCGCCAGTTTATGGTTTATATGCTTCTATCGTGCCTTTAATTGTGTACATGTTAATGGGCACATCGATTTATGCCGCAATCGGTCCTGCTGCTTTAACCTCGTTACTGGCCTTCTCAGGCCTAAACCATGCGGGGATTACCGATCCTGATGAATTCCTAAACGGTATTATTGTAATTGCGTTATTGTCCGGTTTAATACAGTTTTTAATGGGGGTTTTCCAATTGGGCAAGATTGTGAATTTCATTTCTAAACCTGTTCTTAAAGGGTTTATTTTTGGTGCAGCATTGACCATTTTCTTGAGCCAAATAAAAAGTGCGACAGGCATACAAATTGATGCCCACGGTTCCCTTGAGACTTTGGTAGCGTTAGCCTCCAATGTTTCATCTTTTAATTTTTATACGGTTTTAATTTCTGTGCTCTCCATTGCTTATCTGTTTTACATGAAGCGTTTTAGCAAAAAAATCCCAAATCAATTAATAGTCATGTTGGTTACTTTATTGATTATATATTTCTTTAAAACAGATCATTACGGAGTTTCTATTTTAGGAACAATCCCTGAAGGTTTACCCAACTTTGCTGTTCCTTATTTTGATTGGGAGCTGGTGCAATTACTTCTTCCGGCAAGTGCTACCATTGCTTTAATATCTTTTATTGAAGTTTATGCCATTGGCGTATCGTTGGAGGACAAAAAAGACCAAGGTAAATTGAGCCCAAATCAAGAATTGATCGCGCTCGGGTTATCTAAATTTATAGGGTCGTTCTTTTTGGCATATCCCACCTCATCAAGTTTTTCACGTTCGGCGGTAAACAAACAAGTAGGCACAAAAACGAACGTGTCCACCTTAATTACGGTAAGTTTGGTTGTAATAACACTTTTATTTTTAACGCCGTTTTTTTATTTTTTGCCCAAAGCAGCACTTGCAGCAATTATTATAGTCGCCATTATTGGATTGATGGATTTTAAATACTATAAAGCATTGTGGATGATAGATAGACGTGATTTCTTGATGTTTGCCGTTACCGCTTTGGTAACTTTCCTTATAGGCGTTCAAGAGGGCATAACCGCAGGGGTTGTATTGTCTATAATGTCATTGGTTTATGCGATTTCTTTCCCGCATACGGCTGAAGTTGGTTTGGTAAAGGGTTCTTTAGATACCTTTAGAAACGTAGATCGTTATTTGGAGATTGATGTAGACGACGAGATATTGATTTTCCGCTTTGATGCCGCCTTGACTTTCGTGAATGTTTCGCACTTTATCAAGCGGTTGAAAATTTATGAAGCCCAAAAAAAGAACCTCAAAGTTGTTATTATTGATGCGGCCTCAATTGATTCTATCGATACCACTTCTTTAGAGGCGTTAAAAGGCATTGCGGAAAAATATAAGGATAACAATATACGAATGCTCATTGCTTGCCTAAAAGGGCCTGTACGCGACCAGTTTAAAAAATCGGATATGTTTAATATAATAGGAGAAGAGAATTTCTTCCCGAGCGTATCGGAAGCCTTGAGGAGCATTAAAGGGGAAAAAAGGTTGCTCGACCCTCAAATTACCTTCCAGACAAATCCACCAAGAACAAATAGGGGTAAGTAG
- a CDS encoding beta-ketoacyl synthase N-terminal-like domain-containing protein: protein MQKPVSITAMASISPLGNCLGDIWKNYQNNQHFITEKKLNNESVLVAQIPKEAKQHIETLRLSDNKYKSLDNTVLYAIHASRQAVKNAHWKASDNFGINIGSSRGATQLFEDYHKDFLKNNKAQTLSSPTTTLGNISSWVAHDLQTNGPELSHSITCSTALHAMLNGVAWINSGMCNKFLVGGSEAPLTPFTIAQMQALKIYSKAKLEKECHPESSGSANLYPCQALNLSKKQNTMVLGEGASMVCLEAGKTENALAYITGIGYATEILEHNISISTDAKCFQKSMKMALGDLNPNDIDIIVMHAPGTVKGDLSEHKAIETIFKNKLPTVTSNKWKIGHTFGASGALSIELAVLMLQHQKFIGIPYLKNQKTPEKIRHILVNAVGFGGNAVSILLTK from the coding sequence TTGCAAAAACCAGTTTCTATTACCGCCATGGCATCCATTTCCCCATTGGGAAATTGCTTGGGTGACATTTGGAAAAATTATCAAAACAATCAGCATTTCATTACCGAGAAAAAGCTGAATAACGAATCTGTTTTAGTGGCCCAAATTCCAAAGGAAGCCAAACAACATATTGAGACTTTACGGCTTTCAGACAACAAATATAAATCGCTCGACAATACCGTTTTATACGCCATACACGCCTCAAGACAAGCCGTAAAAAATGCCCATTGGAAAGCTTCAGACAACTTTGGTATTAACATCGGTTCGTCTCGCGGCGCAACCCAGCTTTTTGAAGACTACCACAAAGATTTCCTAAAAAACAACAAAGCACAAACCTTAAGCTCGCCAACCACGACATTGGGAAACATTTCATCTTGGGTGGCACACGATTTGCAAACCAATGGCCCAGAACTAAGTCATTCCATTACCTGCTCCACAGCTTTACACGCTATGTTAAATGGTGTGGCTTGGATAAATTCCGGCATGTGCAACAAGTTTTTGGTTGGTGGCAGCGAAGCCCCATTAACACCGTTTACCATAGCGCAAATGCAGGCCTTAAAGATTTACTCGAAAGCCAAATTAGAAAAAGAATGTCACCCTGAGAGCAGTGGAAGTGCTAACTTATATCCTTGTCAAGCCTTAAATCTTTCAAAAAAGCAAAACACCATGGTTTTAGGCGAAGGCGCATCTATGGTTTGTTTAGAAGCTGGTAAAACAGAAAACGCTTTGGCTTACATTACGGGCATAGGTTACGCTACCGAGATTTTAGAGCACAACATTTCCATTTCTACCGATGCCAAATGCTTTCAGAAATCTATGAAAATGGCCTTGGGAGATTTAAACCCAAACGATATCGACATTATCGTCATGCACGCTCCGGGCACTGTAAAAGGCGATCTTTCAGAACATAAAGCCATTGAAACTATTTTTAAAAACAAGCTTCCGACAGTAACTAGCAACAAATGGAAAATAGGACACACCTTTGGGGCATCGGGTGCTTTAAGTATCGAGCTCGCTGTTTTAATGCTGCAGCATCAAAAGTTTATTGGTATTCCTTATTTAAAAAATCAAAAAACGCCTGAAAAAATTAGACATATTTTAGTGAATGCCGTTGGTTTTGGCGGCAATGCAGTTTCAATCCTTTTAACAAAATAA
- a CDS encoding serine hydrolase, with protein sequence MRCFFLIAIILFSGCKNDSADPIETVLASNNPKIKTVADAIENHEVQILFTEIIREKDSVYFKDYSFQVDDNSYFYPASTVKLPIAILALEKVKDNPLIDRNTLFNVEGDSTKTTISNAIKKIFAVSDNAAYNRLFEYLGKDYINNKLIDKGINCRISHRLSVDNSTDLKTKPLIFYAQNQVVFKTDAVINQPIKPLKLNEITKGKGYMVNDSLVNQPMDFSLKNYLPVTALHQIMKRLMFPELYPHNQQFHLTPIDRSFLINTMKILPHEAGYTTDDYYESYVKFLVFGDSKKPLPKHIKIYNKVGNAYGYLTDCAYIINEKTKQEFLITATIHVNKNQIFNDNNYEYDTVGFPFLAALGRQLIE encoded by the coding sequence ATGAGATGTTTTTTTTTAATCGCTATAATCTTATTTTCAGGTTGTAAAAACGATAGTGCAGACCCTATTGAAACGGTTTTGGCTTCCAATAACCCAAAAATTAAAACCGTTGCGGATGCTATCGAGAATCACGAAGTTCAAATTTTATTTACCGAAATTATAAGGGAAAAGGACTCCGTTTATTTTAAAGATTATAGCTTTCAAGTTGATGACAACTCCTATTTTTATCCAGCGAGTACCGTAAAATTACCCATTGCCATATTGGCTTTGGAAAAAGTTAAAGACAATCCGCTTATCGATAGAAACACCCTTTTTAATGTTGAGGGCGACAGCACGAAAACAACAATATCCAATGCCATTAAAAAAATATTTGCGGTAAGCGATAATGCCGCTTACAACAGGTTGTTTGAGTATTTAGGGAAAGATTACATCAATAATAAACTTATCGACAAAGGCATAAACTGTAGAATTTCCCATAGATTATCGGTGGATAATTCTACCGACTTAAAAACCAAACCGCTCATATTTTACGCTCAAAATCAGGTTGTTTTTAAAACCGATGCTGTTATCAACCAACCCATAAAACCTTTAAAATTAAATGAAATCACTAAAGGTAAAGGCTATATGGTTAATGATAGTTTAGTTAATCAACCTATGGATTTTTCATTAAAAAACTATTTACCGGTAACGGCCTTACACCAAATTATGAAACGGCTCATGTTTCCTGAATTATATCCACACAACCAACAATTTCATTTAACACCAATCGACAGGTCGTTTTTAATTAACACCATGAAAATCTTGCCTCACGAAGCGGGTTACACTACCGACGATTATTACGAGAGCTATGTCAAGTTTTTGGTGTTTGGCGATTCCAAAAAACCATTGCCCAAACACATAAAAATATACAATAAAGTAGGTAATGCTTATGGTTACCTAACCGATTGCGCGTATATTATAAATGAAAAAACAAAACAAGAATTCCTAATAACCGCCACCATTCACGTTAATAAAAATCAGATTTTTAACGATAATAATTACGAATACGATACGGTTGGTTTTCCGTTTTTAGCAGCGTTGGGCAGGCAGTTAATCGAGTAA
- a CDS encoding sugar-transfer associated ATP-grasp domain-containing protein encodes MRSFKNIGRIKPFIKDPNKKPFLQIIKEILILTITKKEIPFYYFKYIYRKKVKNYQDYLSTKELVAIGSKKELHKPEYNTIIEDKLYFCLLLKQTKINTPKLVCYNFKSSFFYNNEVKQIASPLELIRFFENVFIESNIENLFFRPLSEYGGKGCFKLTKQNFKNQISEKYETIINGHFVHTEVIKQHESINKIHRNSVCTLRLISFVTPSKTVELIGAFIRFGVGHSVVDNASSGGFIVGINMDNGTLKNTGHYLPEFGAAEIEKHPDSGFVFDGFKIPFFKEACNEVVKAVKIIPDRFIGWDIAISEDGPTIIEANSGPHLPLSDIASGGILKNPHIKGLVEALKSMK; translated from the coding sequence ATGAGGAGTTTTAAAAATATTGGTAGAATTAAACCTTTTATAAAAGACCCTAATAAAAAGCCCTTTCTACAGATAATTAAGGAAATATTGATTCTTACAATTACTAAAAAGGAAATTCCATTTTACTATTTTAAATATATATACCGTAAAAAAGTTAAAAATTATCAAGATTATTTAAGCACTAAAGAATTGGTTGCCATAGGAAGTAAAAAAGAGTTGCACAAACCAGAATACAATACCATAATTGAGGATAAGTTATATTTTTGTTTACTGCTTAAACAAACCAAAATTAATACGCCTAAGTTAGTGTGTTATAATTTTAAGTCCAGTTTTTTTTATAATAACGAAGTAAAACAAATCGCCTCTCCATTAGAGTTAATTCGTTTTTTTGAAAACGTTTTTATTGAATCCAATATCGAAAATCTTTTTTTTAGACCACTTTCGGAATACGGTGGTAAAGGGTGTTTTAAGTTAACGAAGCAAAATTTTAAAAACCAAATTTCAGAAAAATATGAAACGATAATAAACGGTCATTTTGTACATACTGAAGTTATTAAACAGCACGAATCCATCAACAAAATACACCGAAATTCGGTATGCACTTTAAGGTTAATTTCATTTGTAACGCCTAGCAAAACGGTTGAGCTAATTGGTGCTTTTATAAGGTTTGGAGTAGGACATAGCGTTGTAGACAATGCATCTTCTGGCGGTTTTATTGTAGGTATAAATATGGATAACGGCACCCTAAAAAACACGGGACATTATTTACCAGAGTTCGGTGCTGCAGAAATAGAAAAACACCCCGACAGCGGTTTTGTTTTTGATGGATTTAAAATTCCCTTTTTTAAGGAGGCTTGCAACGAGGTTGTTAAAGCGGTTAAAATTATTCCAGATAGATTTATAGGGTGGGATATAGCCATTTCAGAAGATGGACCAACCATAATTGAAGCTAATTCAGGGCCACATTTGCCATTAAGTGATATTGCCTCTGGCGGAATATTAAAAAACCCTCATATTAAGGGATTGGTTGAAGCGCTGAAAAGTATGAAATAA
- a CDS encoding flotillin family protein gives MRLLIIQEGFNLGLPMALIFGVLFIFLFLIVLIRRYKRCPSDRILVVYGKVGGGQSAKCIHGGAAFILPVIQDYEFLDLTPISIEVNLVNALSKQNIRVNVPSRFTIGVSTEPGVMQNAAERLLGLGLPDIQELAKEIIFGQLRLVVASMDIEEINNDRDKFLTNISQSVETELKKVGLKLINVNITDIVDESGYIEALGKEAAAHAINAARKSVAEKTRDGSIGEANAVQDERTQVAAANAQAVEGENTAKIAVANSDSLRRQREAEAERVAIAAEKVQSAKALEESYAAEKEAETARAERERSSQMADVIVPAEIDKKKVEIDAEAEAEKIRRRAKGEADAILFKAQAEAEGLYEILTKQAAGLDQIVKAAGNNSKDAVLLLIADKLPELVKTQAEAIKNIKIDKVTVWENGGGKDGKSSTANFLSGMYQSVPPLQDMFNMAGMQLPEYLKGKAPKEEVVINKKAPFKDDVDNSEHKE, from the coding sequence ATGAGATTACTGATAATTCAGGAGGGCTTTAATCTAGGACTCCCCATGGCGCTAATTTTTGGCGTATTATTTATATTCCTTTTTTTAATTGTATTAATCAGACGCTACAAACGCTGTCCGTCCGACCGGATTTTAGTCGTTTACGGTAAAGTTGGTGGCGGACAATCGGCAAAATGTATTCATGGTGGCGCCGCCTTTATTTTACCCGTTATTCAAGATTACGAGTTTTTGGATTTAACTCCAATTTCCATTGAAGTTAACCTGGTAAACGCCCTGTCCAAACAAAACATTCGTGTTAATGTGCCATCGCGTTTTACCATTGGTGTTTCAACCGAGCCGGGAGTGATGCAAAATGCAGCGGAACGCTTGCTAGGTTTAGGATTACCGGATATTCAAGAATTGGCTAAAGAAATTATTTTCGGTCAATTGCGTTTGGTTGTAGCCTCGATGGACATTGAGGAAATTAATAACGACCGCGATAAATTCTTAACCAACATTTCGCAAAGTGTCGAAACCGAATTAAAGAAAGTAGGTTTAAAGTTAATCAACGTAAACATCACCGATATTGTTGATGAATCCGGCTATATTGAAGCTTTAGGAAAAGAAGCTGCGGCACATGCTATAAATGCGGCGCGTAAATCGGTTGCCGAAAAAACCAGGGATGGTTCCATTGGTGAAGCCAATGCGGTTCAAGATGAAAGAACCCAAGTTGCGGCTGCAAATGCCCAAGCTGTTGAAGGTGAAAATACCGCAAAAATCGCCGTTGCAAATTCCGATTCGCTACGTCGCCAACGCGAAGCAGAAGCAGAACGTGTCGCCATTGCTGCCGAAAAAGTACAAAGCGCCAAAGCCTTGGAAGAATCGTATGCGGCTGAAAAAGAAGCTGAAACCGCCAGAGCGGAAAGAGAGCGCTCATCGCAAATGGCCGATGTTATTGTACCTGCTGAAATTGATAAAAAGAAGGTTGAAATTGATGCCGAAGCAGAAGCCGAAAAAATTAGAAGACGCGCCAAAGGTGAAGCCGATGCCATACTTTTTAAAGCCCAAGCAGAAGCTGAAGGTTTATACGAAATACTAACCAAACAAGCCGCCGGTTTAGACCAAATTGTAAAAGCGGCCGGTAACAACTCCAAAGATGCGGTGTTGTTATTGATTGCCGATAAGTTGCCGGAATTGGTTAAAACACAGGCCGAAGCCATTAAAAACATCAAAATTGACAAAGTTACCGTTTGGGAAAATGGTGGTGGAAAAGACGGCAAATCGTCAACAGCCAATTTCCTTTCAGGCATGTACCAATCGGTGCCGCCATTGCAAGACATGTTTAATATGGCGGGGATGCAATTGCCCGAATATTTAAAAGGCAAAGCCCCTAAAGAGGAGGTCGTCATAAACAAAAAAGCTCCTTTTAAAGACGATGTTGATAATTCTGAGCATAAAGAATAA